Proteins encoded by one window of Asterias rubens chromosome 18, eAstRub1.3, whole genome shotgun sequence:
- the LOC117302773 gene encoding uncharacterized protein LOC117302773 isoform X4 — protein sequence MSQPSLKQWYEDRKRLRVDYDHSRSKPVERKNKIKKSRQAAFKSALAERTTPSGQYQDTKTNTSDSSLGKEQFGAQEKRDEASSHKSKDAHHMIQIFIKTPINPNTLCLRLDHKTTVSDLKDTIHRKLAIRPALQNLYTNNKRFKLCDALTLLDLGIKPETNVDLTLAEGLLGGAPTPVDKTLLRTLAVNLCKDWQHLAVKLKFRPAEIGKFERFAESSPEEQAHQMLVSWLGEQQADDREAGEWLRSALAQIGRRDLAARIPGYEPTSPRAGNKGKSPDASGVDKKKLRVPEADRTDLPQTSGYEPTSPRAGNKEKSPDASVVDEKKQRVPEADMTDLPQTSRYEPTSPRAGNKGKSPDASVVGEKKQRVPEADMTDLPQTSGYEPTSPRAGNKEKSPDASDTDEKRLRVPGADRTDSTQTSGFVPTSPRAGSKRQSPEHQSTSDASGINEMLGVVARNIGKDWKQLGTSLGIKAAQIDTYPIDHPNDVREQIYQMLCDWVWKQTSQKEAEDVLIETLLKLGRADIVQELPGNASTSQGASKIDEVHCRQPKEHQSITDTSDISEKKLGDLAEHIGKDWKRLATCLGITAAKIDRYQLDYPNEINQQVFRMLLDWCRHDPEAAEDGLKEALKEIGRTDILKLLGEMELPSKALVKTLVSHYKETLKVTTHPAYKDMAVDMDQLYVSLELLQETNQPNQPTILKSCFSQEKHKTDHTIHIDAKGEHEIDKTQTAFKTIPLKSYEDILSLDKNRILITAESGYGKSTLLKKIAYDWAVLQTDTYSTHQKQESPLSKYKLVFLLEINKMEVNFNITDEVFSQILSQNEFGKKNLEKYVTQHPENVLILLDGADEISFERLQRANEDFSVSNVLSFKLLKRCKTIVTSRQSTALKLLKCNPDFTRVNIVGFDDKNKQEYVRKYFSNYDSQHHDHVLSEINKSETLRSLGEIPLFLWLMCSSLTQVKSRLPDRITELLHLAIRVFYDQKKSKDRTSSPSKKITDKRFNGLIVKLGRVALERSMLKGHAQNSFAVSELNSNDLVTFGCEVGLLTRVQFMHGIEKVQQVQFHHMIFMQFCCSVYLSGLAESNSDRFYEYMLKLLDVERNEYLIRFCSGRCKKAAECMIELTRKHLSVYNKNTPVECERYVYLHRIMMLVLFEAKLGSTIKNLTQDEWVRFPYKLKGEDLLAAYYFIRNLPKRSSLHHVSHLTIMCQGQTDLDLLKQVMARTKCDLSLEVVGVNMNDKIHQLKNMSAFVTSLSLRDCKLSCVSVPELFKLFQLATKLNTVCLSGNNLQGLKSEQIPRIHSLENLILDGCKLTKDDIGPLFSIVAAAGSVRKLYIVGNDLRGVKREQITPVSSLKELHLYSCSIQSEDIGSVFSIVAAAGSVTTLVLKDNDLHGIKGGQITPVSSLKTFYLLSCGIQSDDIGPVFSIVAAAGSVRKLYIVGNDLRGVKREQITPVSSLKELHLYSCSIQSEDIGSVFSIVAAAGSVTTLVLKDNDLHGIKGGQITPVSSLKTFYLCACGIQSDDIGPLFSIVAAAGSVRKLYIVGNDLRGVKREQITPVSSLKELHLYSCSIQSEDIGSVFSIVAAAGSVTTLVLKDNDLHGIKGGQITPVSSLKTFYLLSCGIQSDDIGPVFSIVAAAGSVTTLVLKDNDLHGIKGGQITPVSSLKTFYLCACGIQSDDIGPLFSIVAAAGRVRKLYIVGNDLRGVKREQITPVSSLKELHLYSCSIQSEDIGSVFSIVAAAGSVTTLVLKDNDLHGIKGGQITPVSSLKTFYLCACGIQSDDIGPVFSIVAAAGSVTTLVLEDNDLHGIKGDQITPVSPLKKLELSACGIQSDDIGPVFSIVAAAGSVTTLVLKDNDLHGIKGDQITPVSSLTELNLSACGLQSDDIGPVFSIVAAAGSVTTLVIHDNDLHGIKGDQITPVSSVKEVHLYACGIQSDDIGSVFSVVAAAGSVTTLALKDNDLHGIKGDQITPVSPLKNLHLLSCGIQSDDIGSVFSIVAAAGSVTTLALKDNDLHGIKGEQITPVSSLKEFHLYACGLQSDDIGSVFSIMAAAGSVTTLVLEDNDLHGIKGDQITPVSPLKKLHLLSCGIQSDDIGSVFSIMAAAGSVTTLFLEDNDLHGIKGEHITPVSSLKEFHLYACGLQSDDIGSVFSIVAAAGSVTTLALKDNDLHGIKGEQITPVSSLKEFHLYACGLQSDDIGSVFSIMAAAGSVTTLFLEDNDLHGNKGDQITPVSSLKELYLLASGIHIDDIGSVFSIVAAAGSVTTLFLKDNDLHGIKGDQITPVSSLKELHLYSCGIQSDDIGAVFSIAASAGSIEMIWLNANNLRGIEGEQIVPVPSLKYLGLDDCGLQDDDLKVFSLALQMDINGSQLLRPTHLQLLYRFVVAQSLFIGWR from the exons ATGTCTCAGCCATCTCTAAAACAGTGGTATGAAGACAGGAAGAGGTTGAGGGTCGACTATGATCATTCAAGGTCAAAACCAGTAgagaggaaaaacaaaatcaagaagagTAGACAGGCGGCTTTTAAATCTGCATTAGCGGAGAGGACAACGCCATCGGGACAGTATCAAGACACCAAGACGAACACGTCAGATTCATCATTGGGCAAAGAACAATTCGGAGCACAAGAAAAAAG AGACGAAGCCTCATCCCATAAAAGCAAAGACGCTCATCACATGATACAGATCTTTATCAAGACGCCCATCAACCCCAATACCCTCTGTCTACGACTCGATCACAAAACAACCGTCTCCGACCTGAAAGACACAATTCACAGGAAGTTGGCCATTCGTCCTGCATTGCAAAATCTGTACACTAACAACAAAAGGTTCAAG TTGTGTGACGCTTTGACTCTTCTGGATCTTGGCATTAAACCGGAGACAAACGTTGATCTAACACTAGCAGAAGGTTTGCTTGGTGGCGCCCCAACAC CAGTAGACAAGACACTGCTTCGGACTTTAGCGGTAAACCTCTGCAAGGACTGGCAGCATCTCGCAGTCAAGCTCAAGTTCAGACCAGCAGAGATTGGCAAGTTTGAACGCTTCGCTGAGAGCAGCCCAGAAGAACAGGCTCATCAGATGTTAGTTTCTTGGTTGGGTGAGCAGCAAGCTGATGACAGAGAAGCAGGGGAATGGTTGAGAAGTGCTTTGGCTCAAATAGGTCGTCGAGATTTGGCTGCAAGGATCCCAG GTTACGAACCCACATCCCCAAGAGCAGGTAACAAAGGGAAGTCGCCGGATGCATCAGGAGTTGATAAGAAGAAACTACGAGTCCCTGAGGCAGACAGGACTGATTTGCCACAAACCTCAG GTTACGAACCCACATCCCCAAGAGCAGGTAACAAAGAGAAGTCGCCGGATGCATCAGTAGTTGATGAGAAGAAACAACGAGTCCCTGAGGCAGACATGACTGATTTGCCACAAACCTCAC GTTACGAACCCACATCCCCAAGAGCAGGTAACAAAGGGAAGTCGCCGGATGCATCAGTAGTTGGTGAGAAGAAACAACGAGTCCCTGAGGCAGACATGACTGATTTGCCACAAACCTCAG GTTACGAACCCACATCCCCAAGAGCAGGTAACAAAGAGAAGTCACCGGATGCATCAGATACTGATGAGAAGAGACTACGAGTCCCTGGGGCAGACAGGACTGATTCGACACAAACATCAG GTTTTGTACCCACATCCCCAAGAGCAGGTAGCAAGAGGCAGTCACCAGAACATCAGTCAACATCCGATGCATCAGGTATTAATGAGATGTTAGGAGTCGTAGCTAGGAATATTGGAAAGGATTGGAAGCAACTCGGCACTTCTTTAGGCATTAAAGCTGCACAGATTGACACATATCCAATTGACCATCCAAATGACGTCAGAGAGCAGATCTATCAAATGCTGTGTGATTGGGTGTGGAAACAAACAAGCCAAAAGGAGGCTGAAGACGTGTTGATCGAGACGCTTCTCAAACTCGGCCGCGCTGACATTGTTCAAGAGTTACCAG GTAATGCAAGCACATCCCAAGGAGCAAGTAAGATAGACGAAGTTCACTGCAGGCAGCCAAAGGAACATCAGTCAATAACCGATACATCAGATATTAGTGAGAAGAAGTTAGGAGACCTTGCTGAGCATATTGGAAAAGATTGGAAGCGACTCGCAACTTGTCTGGGTATTACAGCTGCAAAGATTGACAGATACCAACTCGATTATCCAAATGAAATCAATCAACAAGTCTTCCGGATGCTTCTGGATTGGTGCAGACATGACCCAGAGGCGGCTGAAGATGGATTGAAAGAGGCGCTTAAAGAAATCGGCCGTACTGACATTCTCAAACTATTAG GTGAGATGGAGCTGCCCTCCAAAGCGTTGGTTAAAACTTTGGTGAGTCATTACAAGGAGACGCTGAAAGTGACCACACACCCTGCATATAAGGATATGGCTGTTGATATGGATCAACTTTATGTAAGTTTAGAACTTTTGCAAGAAACAAACCAACCCAATCAGCCAACCATATTGAAGTCATGTTTcagtcaagaaaaacataaaacagATCACACAATACACATTGACGCTAAAGGCGAACACGAGATCGATAAAACGCAAACGGCTTTTAAGACAATTCCTCTCAAGTCATACGAAGACATCCTAAGCTTGGATAAGAACAGAATCTTAATCACCGCTGAAAGTGGGTATGGTAAATCAACGCTTCTAAAAAAGATAGCTTATGACTGGGCTGTTTTACAGACTGATACTTACTCGACCCACCAAAAACAAGAGTCACCTCTGTCAAAGTATAAGCTCGTCTTTTtgttggaaataaacaaaatggaggTCAATTTCAACATAACGGATGAAGTATTTTCTCAAATATTGTCTCAAAACGAGTTTGGgaaaaagaatcttgaaaaatacgTAACACAACACCCAGAGAATGTGCTAATTCTTCTTGATGGAGCAGACGAAATCTCATTCGAGAGACTACAAAGGGCAAATGAAGACTTCAGTGTTAGCAACGTCCTCTCATTCAAGTTGCTTAAACGCTGTAAGACAATTGTAACAAGTCGTCAATCTACAGCTCTTAAGTTACTGAAGTGCAATCCAGATTTCACAAGAGTAAACATAGTTGGGTTTGATGACAAAAATAAGCAAGAATATGTTCGTAAATACTTCAGCAACTACGATTCCCAACACCATGATCATGTTCtttctgaaataaataaatcggAAACACTCCGAAGTTTAGGGGAGATTCCTCTGTTTCTTTGGCTGATGTGTTCATCATTAACACAGGTCAAAAGTCGACTACCTGACAGGATTACAGAACTGCTTCATCTCGCAATCAGGGTATTCTACGATCAAAAGAAGAGCAAAGATCGCACATCCAGTCCCTCCAAGAAAATAACGGATAAGAGGTTTAATGGACTGATCGTCAAACTTGGGCGGGTTGCACTTGAACGTTCGATGTTAAAAGGCCATGCACAAAATTCCTTCGCGGTTTCAGAGTTAAATTCAAATGACCTTGTTACTTTTGGATGTGAAGTCGGCTTGCTGACTCGAGTGCAGTTCATGCACGGTATAGAAAAGGTTCAACAAGTCCAATTCCACCACATGATATTCATGCAGTTTTGTTGTTCCGTTTACCTGTCTGGTTTGGCAGAATCGAATTCTGATAGGTTTTACGAGtacatgttaaaattgttaGACGTAGAAAGAAATGAATATTTAATTCGTTTCTGCAGCGGGAGATGCAAGAAAGCTGCAGAATGTATGATAGAGCTGACCAGAAAGCACCTCTcagtttacaataaaaacactcCTGTTGAATGTGAGAGGTATGTATATTTACATAGGATAATGatgttggttttgtttgaagCCAAGCTTGGTTCGACTATTAAAAACCTCACACAAGATGAGTGGGTAAGATTCCCGTATAAGCTGAAAGGAGAAGACCTCTTGGCTGCATATTATTTCATTCGAAACCTACCAAAACGATCTAGTCTTCATCATGTTTCACATTTAACGATTATGTGTCAAGGACAAACCGATTTAGATCTCCTGAAACAAGTTATGGCTAGAACAAAGTGTGATTTATCATTAGAAGTAGTTGGAGTCAACATGAACGACAAGATTCATCAACTCAAAAACATGTCTGCATTTGTAACATCACTCTCGTTAAGAGATTGTAAGTTAAGCTGTGTCTCTGTCCCTGAACTTTTCAAGTTATTTCAATTAGCTACCAAATTAAATACAGTTTGTTTGAGTGGAAACAATTTGCAAGGTTTGAAATCAGAGCAGATACCTCGTATTCATTCCTTGGAGAACTTGATACTAGATGGGTGTAAGCTGACGAAGGATGATATCGGGCCACTTTTCTcaatcgtggctgctgcaggtagtgtaaggAAACTatatattgtgggaaacgatcTCCGTGGTGTTAAAAGAGAACAGATAACTccagtttcttccttgaaggaattgcatCTGTACTCGTGTAGTATACAGAGTGAAgatattgggtcagttttctccatcgtggccgctgcaggtagtgtaacaaCACTTGTTCTTAAAgataacgatctccatggtattaagggggGCCAGATAACTCCAGTATCTTCCTTGAAGACATTCTATCTACTCTCgtgtggtatacagagtgatgatattgggccagttttctccatcgtggctgctgcaggtagtgtaaggAAACTatatattgtgggaaacgatcTCCGTGGTGTTAAAAGAGAACAGATAACTccagtttcttccttgaaggaattgcatCTGTACTCGTGTAGTATACAGAGTGAAgatattgggtcagttttctccatcgtggccgctgcaggtagtgtaacaaCACTTGTTCTTAAAgataacgatctccatggtattaagggggGCCAGATAACTCCAGTATCTTCCTTGAAGACATTCTATCTATGCGCgtgtggtatacagagt GATGATATCGGGCCACTTTTCTcaatcgtggctgctgcaggtagtgtaaggAAACTatatattgtgggaaacgatcTCCGTGGTGTTAAAAGAGAACAGATAACTccagtttcttccttgaaggaattgcatCTGTACTCGTGTAGTATACAGAGTGAAgatattgggtcagttttctccatcgtggccgctgcaggtagtgtaacaaCACTTGTTCTTAAAgataacgatctccatggtattaagggggGCCAGATAACTCCAGTATCTTCCTTGAAGACATTCTATCTACTCTCgtgtggtatacagagtgatgatattgggccagttttctccatcgtggctgctgcaggtagtgtaacaaCACTTGTTCTTAAAgataacgatctccatggtattaagggggGCCAGATAACTCCAGTATCTTCCTTGAAGACATTCTATCTATGCGCgtgtggtatacagagtgatgatatcGGGCCACTTTTCTcaatcgtggctgctgcaggtagggTAAGGAAACTatatattgtgggaaacgatcTCCGTGGTGTTAAAAGAGAACAGATAACTccagtttcttccttgaaggaattgcatCTGTACTCGTGTAGTATACAGAGTGAAgatattgggtcagttttctcTATCGTGGccgctgcaggtagtgtaacaaCACTTGTTCTTAAAgataacgatctccatggtattaagggggGCCAGATAACTCCAGTATCTTCCTTGAAGACATTCTATCTATGCGCgtgtggtatacagagtgatgatattgggccagttttctccatcgtggctgctgcaggtagtgtaacaaCACTTGTTCTAGAGgataacgatctccatggtattaagggggaccagataactcctgtttctcCCTTAAAGAAATTGGAACTGTCTGCgtgtggtatacagagtgatgatattgggccagttttctccatcgtggctgctgcaggtagtgtaacgacacttgttctaaaggataacgatctccatggtattaagggggaccagataactcctgtttcttccttgacgGAATTGAATCTATCCGCGTGTGGtttacagagtgatgatattgggccagTTTTCTctatcgtggctgctgcaggtagtgtaaccaCACTTGTTATACATGACAACGATCTTCATGGTATTAAGGGGGACCAGATAACTCCAGTTTCTTCCGTGAAGGAAGTGCATCTATACGCgtgtggtatacagagtgatgatattgggtcagttttctccgtcgtggctgctgcaggtagtgtaacgacacttgctctaaaggataacgatctccatggtattaagggggaccagataactcctgtttctcCCCTAAAGAATTTGCATCTGCTATCgtgtggtatacagagtgatgatattgggtcagttttctccatTGTGGccgctgcaggtagtgtaacaaCACTTGCTCTAAAGgataacgatctccatggtattaag gGGGAacagataactcctgtttcttccttgaaggaattcCATTTATACGCGTGTGGtttacagagtgatgatattgggtcagttttctccatcatggctgctgcaggtagtgtaacgacacTTGTTCTAGAGgataacgatctccatggtattaagggggaccagataactcctgtttctcCCTTAAAGAAATTGCATCTGCTATCgtgtggtatacagagtgatgatattgggtcagttttctccatcatggctgctgcaggtagtgtaacgacacTTTTTCTAGAGgataacgatctccatggtattaagggggaACAtataactcctgtttcttccttgaaggaattcCATTTATACGCGTGTGGtttacagagtgatgatattgggtcagttttctccatTGTGGccgctgcaggtagtgtaacaaCACTTGCTCTAAAGgataacgatctccatggtattaagggggaacagataactcctgtttcttccttgaaggaattcCATTTATACGCGTGTGGtttacagagtgatgatattgggtcagttttctccatcatggctgctgcaggtagtgtaacgacacTTTTTCTAGAGgataacgatctccatggtaataagggggaccagataacccctgtttcttccttgaaggaattaTATCTACTTGCGAGTGGTATACATATTGATgatattgggtcagttttctccatcgtggccgCTGCTGGTAGTGTAACGACACTTTTTCTAAAGgataacgatctccatggtattaagggggaccagataactcctgtttcttccttgaaggaattgcatCTGTACTCgtgtggtatacagagtgatgatattggggcAGTTTTTTCCATCGCTGCTTCTGCAGGTAGTATTGAGATGATTTGGCTCAATGCAAATAATCTGCGTGGTATTGAGGGGGAGCAGATAGTTCCCGTTCCTTCATTGAAGTACTTGGGTCTAGATGATTGTGGTCTGCAGGACGATGACTTAAAGGTGTTCTCATTGGCTCTGCAAATGGACATCAACGGTTCCCAACTTTTAAGACCTACCCATTTACAGCTCCTTTATCGTTTCGTTGTGGCTCAATCTTTGTTTATAGGATGGCGATAA